Proteins encoded together in one Thermococcus barophilus MP window:
- a CDS encoding MATE family efflux transporter, producing the protein MTPKIHEMRQEIVEGNIEKTLFRLAWPLIVNNIIQVLYNITDTFWLGRLGREALSAPGVAWPLIGTLMSLGMGFATAGFAFVGQYIGAEEYKKAERAAGAVYSLMFIFASIVAVVGYLIVPYALRFMKVTENVYPHSLSYTRIIFIGIPFAFSFMAFSFLMRATGDTKTPVKISFFTVGLNIILDPILIFGLFGFPKLGVAGAALATIISNTTGSIIGMYLLLAGKVGIHLTKEDLKPDLRFYARIFKVGLPSSIGSSANSFGFVILTRIIFGFGDITYAAYTITTRLVNFLTSISRGISMAMGTMIAQNIGAEKYERAKKIAERTMMVNFTIASIAILLIGIFRVQVFRVFLNDPAVIAESAIVLKYFLISVPFFNGIFMVVDNVFRSSGHTKKSMVLGILRLWGLRIPLSYILGYHIFMSSKGVFLGMGLSNFIASGVGLLWFLKGSWMKRIIEEDIRRSGSTT; encoded by the coding sequence ATGACACCGAAAATACACGAGATGAGACAAGAAATCGTTGAAGGCAATATAGAAAAGACCCTTTTCAGGCTAGCTTGGCCTTTAATAGTAAACAACATAATTCAAGTGCTCTACAATATAACAGACACTTTTTGGCTTGGCAGACTTGGGAGGGAGGCTTTATCTGCACCTGGTGTTGCATGGCCCCTAATTGGAACACTCATGAGCCTCGGAATGGGCTTTGCAACAGCGGGATTTGCATTTGTGGGACAATATATTGGGGCGGAGGAATATAAGAAAGCCGAAAGAGCTGCCGGAGCAGTTTATTCATTGATGTTCATCTTTGCCTCTATTGTAGCTGTTGTCGGTTATCTAATAGTTCCCTACGCTCTTAGATTCATGAAGGTTACTGAAAATGTATATCCCCATTCACTAAGCTACACGAGAATAATCTTCATCGGGATACCCTTTGCTTTCAGCTTCATGGCATTCAGCTTCCTTATGAGGGCAACTGGAGACACAAAAACTCCAGTTAAGATAAGCTTTTTCACAGTGGGTTTAAACATAATCCTTGATCCCATCTTAATTTTCGGTTTATTCGGATTTCCAAAGCTTGGTGTAGCTGGAGCTGCATTGGCTACAATAATATCAAACACAACCGGTTCAATAATTGGAATGTACCTTCTGTTGGCTGGAAAAGTTGGTATTCACTTAACAAAGGAAGACCTAAAACCGGACCTAAGATTTTATGCAAGAATATTTAAAGTAGGATTACCCTCAAGTATAGGCTCATCAGCGAACAGCTTTGGATTTGTAATCCTAACAAGGATTATTTTCGGATTTGGAGACATTACTTACGCTGCTTACACCATAACAACCCGGTTGGTGAATTTTCTGACAAGCATTTCAAGAGGAATTTCAATGGCAATGGGAACAATGATTGCCCAAAATATCGGAGCAGAAAAGTATGAGAGAGCAAAGAAAATCGCTGAAAGAACAATGATGGTTAACTTCACTATTGCAAGCATTGCGATCCTTTTAATTGGAATTTTTAGAGTTCAGGTTTTTAGAGTATTTTTAAATGATCCCGCAGTAATAGCGGAGAGTGCAATAGTGCTGAAGTATTTCCTCATTTCTGTACCTTTTTTCAACGGCATTTTCATGGTCGTTGACAATGTCTTCAGGAGTTCGGGACATACAAAGAAGAGCATGGTGTTGGGGATTTTGAGGCTCTGGGGGCTTAGAATTCCTTTGAGCTATATTTTGGGATACCATATCTTCATGTCATCAAAAGGAGTTTTCTTAGGCATGGGATTGAGCAACTTTATAGCCTCTGGGGTAGGATTACTGTGGTTCCTCAAAGGCTCTTGGATGAAGAGAATTATTGAGGAAGATATTAGAAGATCTGGATCAACAACTTAG
- the ppsA gene encoding phosphoenolpyruvate synthase, with protein MAYKFIKWFEELSKEDVALVGGKGANLGEMTRAGIPVPPGFCVTAEAYKYFVENVKVEDGRTLQEWIMDVISKTNVDDSKQLQENTAKIREKIISLPMPEEIAEEIKQAYKELSQRFGKDEVYVAVRSSATAEDLPDASFAGQQETYLDVIGAEDVIKHVQKCWASLWTARATFYREKQGFDHMKVYLSAVVQKMVNSEKSGVMFTANPVTNNRNEIMINASWGLGEAVVSGSVTPDEYIVEKGTWKIKEKFIAKKEVMVVRNPETGKGTVYVKVADYLGPEWVEKQVLTDEQIIEVAKIGAKIEEHYGWPQDIEWAYDKDDGKLYIVQSRPITTLKEEVTGEEVEEAEEAEVILKGLGASPGIGAGRVVVIFDASEIDKVKEGDILVTTMTNPDMVPAMKRAAAIVTDEGGRTSHAAIVSRELGIPCVVGTKEATKKLKTGDYVTVDGTRGVVYKGIVKSLVKKEKEEKAEGKVVVAGAPLVTGTMVKVNVSMPEVAERAAATGADGVGLLRAEHMILTIGQHPIKFIKEGKFDELVERLADGIRTVAAAFYPRPVWYRTLDAPTNEFKEMPGGEDEPDERNPMLGWRGIRRSLDQPELLKAEFTAIKKVVEEGYNNVGVMLPLVSHPYQIREAKRIAREVGLEPHKDVAFGVMIEVPAAALIIEDLIKEGIDFVSFGTNDLTQYTLALDRDNERVAKLYDETHPAVLKLIKHVIKVCKKYGVETSICGQAGSDPKMARILVRLGIDSISANPDAVELIRKVVAQEERKIMLEAARKQIFKDEEDLF; from the coding sequence ATGGCGTACAAATTCATAAAGTGGTTTGAAGAACTGAGCAAAGAAGATGTGGCACTTGTTGGTGGAAAGGGTGCAAACCTTGGAGAAATGACAAGGGCTGGCATTCCAGTTCCACCGGGATTCTGTGTTACAGCCGAAGCATACAAGTACTTCGTCGAGAATGTTAAAGTTGAAGATGGAAGGACACTCCAAGAGTGGATTATGGATGTCATAAGCAAGACCAACGTTGACGACAGCAAGCAGCTCCAAGAGAACACCGCCAAGATCAGGGAGAAGATTATCTCACTTCCAATGCCAGAGGAAATTGCAGAGGAAATAAAACAGGCATACAAAGAGCTCAGTCAGAGATTTGGTAAAGATGAGGTTTATGTCGCCGTTAGATCATCAGCCACTGCCGAAGATCTGCCAGATGCAAGCTTTGCAGGTCAACAGGAGACATACTTGGACGTTATTGGTGCCGAAGATGTGATAAAGCACGTGCAAAAGTGCTGGGCTTCACTCTGGACTGCAAGAGCTACCTTCTACAGAGAGAAGCAAGGATTCGATCACATGAAGGTCTATTTGAGCGCAGTTGTTCAGAAAATGGTCAACAGCGAGAAGAGCGGTGTTATGTTCACAGCTAACCCAGTTACAAACAACAGAAACGAGATCATGATTAACGCTTCATGGGGACTTGGTGAAGCTGTAGTTAGCGGTTCAGTTACACCAGACGAGTACATCGTCGAGAAGGGAACCTGGAAGATAAAGGAGAAGTTCATCGCAAAGAAGGAAGTCATGGTCGTCAGGAACCCCGAGACTGGTAAGGGAACCGTTTATGTTAAGGTCGCCGATTATCTCGGCCCAGAGTGGGTTGAGAAGCAGGTTCTCACAGACGAGCAAATTATTGAGGTCGCTAAGATTGGTGCAAAGATTGAGGAGCACTACGGCTGGCCACAGGACATTGAGTGGGCATACGACAAGGATGATGGAAAGCTCTACATTGTCCAGTCCAGACCAATTACAACTCTCAAAGAAGAAGTGACAGGAGAGGAAGTTGAGGAAGCAGAAGAGGCAGAGGTCATCCTTAAGGGTCTTGGTGCCTCACCAGGAATTGGTGCAGGTAGAGTAGTTGTCATCTTCGACGCAAGCGAGATCGACAAGGTTAAGGAAGGAGACATCCTTGTCACAACAATGACAAACCCAGACATGGTTCCAGCAATGAAGAGAGCTGCTGCAATTGTCACAGATGAAGGTGGAAGAACAAGCCACGCAGCAATCGTCTCAAGAGAGCTTGGAATCCCATGTGTTGTCGGTACAAAGGAGGCAACCAAGAAGCTTAAGACCGGCGACTACGTCACCGTCGATGGAACCAGAGGTGTCGTCTACAAGGGAATCGTCAAGAGCCTCGTCAAGAAGGAGAAAGAGGAGAAGGCAGAAGGAAAAGTCGTCGTTGCAGGCGCTCCGCTTGTCACAGGAACAATGGTTAAGGTCAACGTTTCAATGCCAGAGGTCGCTGAGAGAGCCGCTGCAACAGGTGCAGACGGCGTTGGACTGCTTAGAGCAGAGCACATGATCCTTACAATCGGACAGCACCCAATCAAGTTCATCAAGGAAGGAAAGTTTGACGAGCTTGTCGAGAGGCTCGCTGATGGTATCAGAACAGTTGCAGCCGCATTCTATCCAAGACCAGTCTGGTACAGAACATTAGACGCCCCAACAAACGAGTTCAAGGAGATGCCAGGTGGAGAAGACGAGCCAGACGAGAGAAACCCAATGCTCGGATGGAGAGGAATCAGAAGAAGCCTCGACCAGCCAGAGCTCCTTAAGGCAGAGTTCACTGCAATCAAGAAGGTCGTTGAGGAAGGCTACAACAACGTCGGTGTAATGCTCCCACTCGTCAGCCACCCATACCAGATCCGGGAAGCAAAGAGGATTGCAAGGGAAGTCGGCCTTGAGCCACACAAGGACGTCGCCTTTGGTGTCATGATTGAGGTTCCAGCAGCAGCTCTGATAATCGAAGACCTCATCAAAGAAGGAATTGACTTCGTCAGCTTCGGTACAAACGACCTCACCCAGTATACACTCGCCCTTGACAGAGACAACGAGAGAGTCGCAAAGCTCTACGACGAGACACACCCAGCTGTGCTTAAGCTCATCAAGCACGTTATCAAGGTCTGTAAGAAGTACGGCGTCGAGACAAGCATCTGTGGACAGGCAGGAAGTGATCCAAAGATGGCAAGAATCCTTGTCAGACTCGGAATTGACAGCATCTCAGCCAACCCAGATGCCGTCGAATTAATCAGAAAGGTCGTTGCACAAGAAGAGCGCAAGATAATGCTCGAAGCTGCAAGAAAGCAAATCTTTAAGGACGAAGAAGATCTCTTCTGA
- a CDS encoding DUF6798 domain-containing protein, translating to MKKEKIYLILLLITSFILRLIPHRTLLLAVYDEYLHRDITLRIVNEGIGVISKDIGSLLGLKAYSYPPLFHIVGALVYRLFSTEYTFFILPAVYGTISVGLFYLLSKEIFRDNKKAILATTFLAFAPNFVYRTSLYIPENLGLVLFITGMILLVKFLKSWNYKYIIGLLVLLPIYMLTHRGWVFFVAVAVIMLFVYLIPWIKKNLHYFALAVLIALILYFIPPIHRFIASLLLRMPKEEVTALGYLKWIGVVQLIFGILATKKYIKSDPIRQGIALWAWTFMIAGAIAFRFRDPYASLPLSIMAAEFFYDDFLPSLNTWLNTVIKDTSGKGSELFKRIVLSKKTRAVIIAVLIIIPIVQGAYSSYKYIIPPTVKDREAFEWIRENTPPDAVFLTWWDVGYLLIGNTHRKDIVMWKKVYQGFFEKAPNPREAIQAYNDVVTMFGTTQRERTYKLMEKYNVTYVYSDRRMRSLGLIKYGLMEYIAYDTHFKTLFVNGNSEIYKFIPNPPLKPYDLNPLSYTGKYSAVVNFLEKFWTGFNYADFDDGYKADFFLNARIAQLYAYLYQKTGNEKFKERYQWLLKWLAYRQLDNGGFPEGIPPNDFTLYTAFTMEPLKDLPFEGKDKALIYLRNRVKGDYIMTTPKDKKGDLFAEAQMLPILYELRVLNETTTDNLVEKILKEQRKDGSWKKSLGGTIVTAFGLARYYQLSKDERVLPAIKKAAEWISEQQEENGRFKGEVGYGYSRATYANVLFIYHVAGMKDKEEQMLRIIEETYDLQKEPRPLQATLDILRALEYTYGLERALDILENILELHPF from the coding sequence GTGAAGAAGGAAAAAATATACCTCATTTTGTTGCTCATAACATCATTCATATTAAGACTCATACCTCACAGAACCCTATTGCTGGCGGTGTATGATGAATACCTGCACAGGGACATAACCCTGAGAATCGTCAATGAAGGGATAGGCGTGATTTCAAAGGACATTGGCTCACTCCTCGGGCTTAAAGCATACAGCTATCCCCCCCTCTTCCACATAGTTGGAGCTCTTGTGTATAGGCTCTTTTCAACCGAGTATACCTTCTTTATTCTCCCAGCGGTTTACGGCACGATAAGCGTAGGGCTTTTCTATCTACTCTCAAAGGAAATTTTTAGGGATAACAAAAAAGCAATATTAGCCACGACTTTTCTTGCCTTTGCTCCAAATTTTGTATATAGGACAAGTCTATATATTCCAGAAAACCTTGGACTTGTTCTTTTCATAACTGGAATGATACTTCTTGTGAAGTTTCTTAAAAGCTGGAACTATAAATATATAATAGGATTATTGGTTTTATTGCCAATTTACATGCTAACCCACAGAGGTTGGGTTTTCTTCGTTGCTGTTGCTGTAATAATGCTCTTTGTCTATCTAATTCCCTGGATAAAGAAAAACCTACACTATTTTGCTTTGGCTGTGCTGATAGCTCTCATATTATACTTTATCCCCCCAATACATCGCTTTATTGCCAGCCTTCTTTTGAGAATGCCAAAAGAAGAAGTCACAGCTTTGGGATACCTTAAATGGATTGGTGTTGTTCAATTAATCTTTGGAATCCTTGCAACTAAGAAATACATTAAAAGCGACCCCATAAGACAGGGAATTGCATTGTGGGCATGGACTTTCATGATCGCCGGTGCAATAGCATTCAGATTCAGAGATCCATATGCTTCGTTGCCACTTTCAATTATGGCTGCTGAATTTTTCTACGATGATTTCCTCCCAAGCCTGAACACTTGGCTGAATACTGTGATCAAGGATACAAGCGGAAAAGGCTCTGAGCTGTTTAAGAGGATCGTTCTGAGCAAGAAAACAAGAGCAGTAATTATAGCCGTTCTAATTATAATCCCAATTGTCCAAGGAGCTTATTCCTCATATAAATACATAATCCCCCCAACAGTAAAAGACAGAGAAGCTTTTGAGTGGATTAGAGAGAACACTCCCCCAGATGCAGTCTTCCTTACGTGGTGGGATGTTGGTTATCTCCTAATTGGAAACACCCACAGAAAAGACATAGTCATGTGGAAAAAAGTATATCAGGGATTTTTTGAAAAAGCTCCCAATCCCAGAGAAGCAATACAAGCGTATAATGACGTTGTAACAATGTTTGGAACAACGCAAAGAGAAAGAACATATAAACTCATGGAAAAGTATAATGTGACCTATGTTTATTCGGATAGGAGAATGAGGAGCCTGGGTCTGATTAAATATGGATTAATGGAATATATAGCTTATGATACTCACTTCAAAACGCTATTTGTAAATGGAAACTCCGAAATCTACAAGTTCATCCCAAACCCACCACTAAAGCCCTACGACTTAAACCCACTCAGCTATACTGGAAAATACTCGGCAGTTGTTAACTTCTTGGAAAAGTTCTGGACTGGCTTTAATTATGCAGATTTTGATGACGGTTACAAGGCTGACTTTTTCCTTAATGCAAGAATTGCCCAGCTATACGCATACCTTTATCAAAAAACTGGCAATGAGAAGTTTAAAGAGAGATACCAATGGCTGCTTAAATGGTTGGCATACAGACAGTTGGATAACGGAGGCTTTCCCGAAGGAATCCCGCCAAATGACTTCACATTATACACCGCATTCACAATGGAGCCACTCAAAGACTTACCCTTTGAAGGAAAAGACAAAGCCCTCATCTATCTAAGAAACAGAGTAAAGGGCGACTACATAATGACAACACCAAAGGACAAAAAAGGAGACTTATTCGCTGAAGCACAGATGCTGCCAATCCTCTACGAACTTAGAGTCCTAAATGAGACCACAACAGATAACTTAGTCGAAAAGATCCTCAAAGAGCAGAGAAAAGATGGAAGCTGGAAGAAGAGCTTAGGTGGAACTATTGTTACAGCCTTTGGATTAGCGAGATACTACCAGCTCAGCAAAGATGAAAGGGTTTTACCTGCAATTAAAAAAGCTGCCGAGTGGATTTCAGAACAGCAAGAAGAAAACGGAAGATTCAAAGGCGAAGTTGGATATGGATACTCAAGAGCCACCTATGCAAATGTTCTCTTCATATATCACGTTGCTGGCATGAAGGATAAAGAGGAGCAGATGCTCAGAATAATTGAGGAAACTTATGATCTGCAAAAAGAGCCAAGGCCTTTACAAGCAACCCTTGATATATTAAGAGCATTGGAGTACACTTATGGGCTCGAACGTGCATTGGATATACTTGAGAACATTTTAGAGCTTCATCCTTTTTAA
- a CDS encoding M20 metallopeptidase family protein → MNPVEEALKIKDQIITWRRDFHMYPELKYEEERTSKIVEEHLREWGYKIKRVGTGIIADIGEGDKRIALRADMDALPVQEENDVSYKSRVPGKMHACGHDAHTAMLLGAAKIMAEYEDKLQNGVRLIFQPAEEGGNGALKMIEAGALEGVDAIFGIHVWMDLPSGVFGIREGPLLAGAGTFSIKIRGKGGHGAAPHETVDPIPLAAHAILAFQTIVSRNLNPIETGVVSVCAVQGGTAFNVIPEEVEMKGTHRFFSEEVRKLIEKRMDEILRGLTSAHGATYELDIKELVPPTINHPRMAEFVRRVALKYGMSVGEVAKSMGAEDFAYYLQKVPGMFIPLGIRNEKKGIVYPHHHPRFDVDEDVLYLGSALEVALAFEFLNLLEE, encoded by the coding sequence ATGAATCCCGTTGAAGAGGCTTTGAAAATAAAAGATCAGATCATAACATGGCGCAGAGATTTCCATATGTACCCAGAGCTCAAATATGAAGAGGAAAGAACCTCCAAGATCGTGGAAGAACACCTGAGAGAGTGGGGTTATAAAATTAAGCGTGTTGGAACAGGAATAATAGCTGATATCGGAGAGGGTGATAAAAGAATAGCCCTTAGAGCGGATATGGATGCTTTGCCTGTTCAGGAGGAGAATGATGTTTCATACAAGTCGAGAGTTCCGGGCAAAATGCATGCTTGTGGTCACGACGCTCACACCGCCATGCTCCTAGGAGCAGCAAAGATCATGGCCGAATATGAGGATAAGCTCCAGAATGGTGTTAGATTGATATTCCAGCCGGCTGAAGAAGGGGGCAATGGAGCGCTAAAGATGATTGAAGCCGGTGCTCTGGAAGGGGTTGATGCGATCTTTGGAATACATGTATGGATGGATTTGCCGAGCGGAGTTTTTGGAATTAGGGAGGGACCGCTCTTAGCGGGGGCTGGGACATTCAGCATTAAGATAAGGGGCAAAGGAGGCCATGGGGCTGCACCGCACGAAACTGTTGATCCAATACCACTTGCCGCTCACGCAATTTTGGCATTCCAGACGATTGTGAGCAGAAATCTCAATCCAATTGAGACAGGAGTTGTGAGTGTGTGTGCAGTCCAAGGGGGCACTGCTTTTAACGTTATTCCAGAGGAAGTTGAAATGAAAGGCACTCATCGCTTTTTCAGTGAGGAGGTTAGGAAGCTGATAGAGAAAAGAATGGATGAAATTTTGAGAGGTCTCACTTCAGCTCATGGGGCAACATATGAGCTTGATATCAAGGAGCTTGTTCCACCGACGATAAATCATCCAAGAATGGCAGAGTTTGTGAGGAGGGTTGCTTTAAAATATGGCATGAGTGTTGGAGAGGTTGCCAAATCTATGGGTGCAGAAGATTTCGCTTATTACCTACAAAAAGTTCCAGGGATGTTTATACCTTTGGGAATTAGAAACGAAAAGAAGGGCATAGTCTATCCTCATCATCACCCAAGATTTGATGTTGATGAGGATGTCCTTTATTTGGGTTCTGCTTTGGAGGTGGCGTTGGCATTTGAGTTTTTAAATTTGTTGGAGGAGTAG